One part of the Streptomyces lienomycini genome encodes these proteins:
- a CDS encoding DUF349 domain-containing protein, with product MSSDPWGRVDETGTVYVRTADGEQVVGSWQAGSPEEALAYFERKYEGLVVEIGLLEKRVKTTDLSAKDAQAAVDHLREQVDAHHAVGDLDALRARLDKLVALVETRREERKAQRAKQSDEARGAKEALVAEAEELARSDQWRAAGERLRSLVDTWKGLPRLDRKSDDELWHRFSHARSAFSKRRKQHFAQLDAQREEARRTKERLVSEAEALSNSTDWGPTAARYRDLMSEWKAAGRAQREHEDDLWNRFRGAQDVFFAARSSVFAERDAEQTENLKLKEELAGEAEKLLPVTDLKAARAAFRSVNERWEAIGHVPRDARPKVEGRMHAVERALQEAEETEWRRTNPEARARAEGLTGQLQAAVDKLRSQIEQSRAQGNNAKADKLARELEGRQALLDQALKGLHEFGG from the coding sequence GTGAGCAGCGACCCGTGGGGCCGCGTCGACGAGACGGGGACCGTGTACGTGCGTACGGCCGACGGCGAGCAGGTCGTCGGCTCCTGGCAGGCGGGCTCCCCCGAGGAGGCCCTGGCCTACTTCGAGCGCAAGTACGAAGGCCTGGTTGTGGAGATCGGCCTCCTCGAGAAGCGGGTGAAGACCACCGACCTGTCGGCCAAGGACGCCCAGGCCGCCGTCGACCACCTGCGCGAGCAGGTGGACGCGCACCACGCGGTCGGCGACCTGGACGCCCTGCGGGCCCGGCTGGACAAGCTGGTGGCGCTCGTGGAGACCCGGCGCGAGGAGCGCAAGGCCCAGCGGGCCAAGCAGTCCGACGAGGCGCGGGGCGCCAAGGAGGCCCTGGTCGCGGAGGCCGAGGAGCTGGCCCGTTCCGACCAGTGGCGGGCGGCCGGCGAGCGGCTGCGGTCCCTGGTCGACACCTGGAAGGGCCTGCCGCGCCTGGACCGCAAGTCCGACGACGAGCTGTGGCACCGCTTCTCGCACGCGCGCTCGGCGTTCTCCAAGCGCCGCAAGCAGCACTTCGCGCAGCTCGACGCCCAGCGCGAGGAGGCCCGGCGGACCAAGGAGCGGCTGGTCTCCGAGGCCGAGGCGCTGTCGAACTCGACGGACTGGGGGCCGACGGCCGCGCGCTACCGCGACCTGATGTCCGAGTGGAAGGCCGCGGGCCGTGCCCAGCGCGAGCACGAGGACGACCTGTGGAACCGCTTCCGCGGCGCCCAGGACGTGTTCTTCGCCGCCCGCAGCTCGGTCTTCGCCGAGCGGGACGCCGAGCAGACGGAGAACCTGAAGCTCAAGGAGGAGCTGGCCGGGGAGGCCGAGAAGCTCCTCCCGGTCACCGACCTGAAGGCCGCCCGCGCCGCGTTCCGCTCGGTCAACGAGCGCTGGGAGGCCATCGGCCACGTTCCGCGCGACGCCCGGCCGAAGGTCGAGGGGCGGATGCACGCGGTCGAGCGGGCGCTCCAGGAGGCAGAGGAGACCGAGTGGCGCCGCACCAACCCGGAGGCACGCGCGCGTGCCGAGGGTCTGACCGGTCAGCTCCAGGCCGCCGTGGACAAGCTGCGTTCCCAGATCGAGCAGTCTCGCGCCCAGGGCAACAACGCCAAGGCCGACAAGCTCGCCCGTGAGCTGGAGGGCCGGCAGGCGCTGCTCGACCAGGCGCTCAAGGGGCTGCACGAGTTCGGCGGCTGA
- a CDS encoding peptidylprolyl isomerase, with protein MVTQEQRRRQLAREKFLRQQQRRTSARRKARMRNAAIASVLGVIVIGSVALYTTGVVLGDDDDKTNASADVTPSASAPSKAPDPCDKPADGKVKTQTWKKEPALTVDKSAKYTMKLATTCGDIDIALKASAAPHTVNSFDFLAGKGFFDHTKCHRLTTEGIYVLQCGDPTAQGNGGPGYTIPDENLKDKSLKDNVYPAGTVAMANTGQPDSGGSQFFLVYQDSQLPPSYTPFGTVSDEGMTVLKKLAAAGAQPADPTTGNTAPNATVVINKATVTKS; from the coding sequence GTGGTCACCCAGGAGCAGCGGCGGCGTCAGCTCGCCCGGGAGAAGTTCTTGCGGCAGCAGCAGCGACGCACCTCGGCACGGCGCAAGGCACGCATGCGCAACGCCGCGATCGCGTCGGTGCTCGGCGTGATCGTGATCGGCAGTGTCGCGCTGTACACGACCGGCGTGGTCCTGGGGGACGACGACGACAAGACGAACGCGAGCGCGGACGTCACGCCGAGCGCCTCGGCTCCGAGCAAGGCTCCGGACCCGTGCGACAAGCCGGCCGACGGCAAGGTCAAGACGCAGACCTGGAAGAAGGAACCCGCGCTGACCGTCGACAAGTCGGCGAAGTACACGATGAAGCTGGCGACGACCTGCGGCGACATAGACATCGCGCTGAAGGCGTCGGCGGCGCCGCACACCGTCAACTCGTTCGACTTCCTGGCCGGCAAGGGCTTCTTCGACCACACCAAGTGCCACCGGCTGACCACCGAGGGCATCTACGTGCTCCAGTGCGGCGACCCCACGGCCCAGGGCAACGGCGGGCCCGGCTACACCATCCCGGACGAGAACCTCAAGGACAAGAGCCTCAAGGACAACGTGTACCCGGCGGGCACGGTCGCGATGGCGAACACCGGGCAGCCCGACTCCGGCGGCAGCCAGTTCTTCCTCGTGTACCAGGACAGCCAGCTGCCGCCCAGCTACACCCCGTTCGGCACCGTCTCGGACGAGGGCATGACGGTGCTGAAGAAGCTCGCCGCCGCGGGGGCCCAGCCCGCGGACCCCACGACCGGCAACACCGCACCCAACGCGACGGTCGTGATCAACAAGGCCACGGTCACCAAATCCTGA
- the secF gene encoding protein translocase subunit SecF, which translates to MGKLGNLGARLHHGEVGYDFVKNRKIWYGISILITITAIVGLAVRGLHMGIEFQGGAVFTTPKNMSASVSQTETWAEEASGHDAIVQKLGDGSLRIQIAGTDTQQSDQIKEDLSKNLDVPAEKINADLVGPSWGDQIANKAWQGLGIFMVLVVIYLAIAFEWRMALAAFVALIHDITITVGIYALVGFEVTPGTVIGLLTILGYSLYDTVVVFDSLKEQTKDITKQTRWTYAEIANRSINSTLVRSINTTVVALLPVGGLLFIGGGVLGAGMLNDISLSLFVGLAAGAYSSIFIATPLVADLKEAEPQMKALKKRVLAKRAQAGAKGEPAPAADEEAPYADDGPDDEAAAVVGPRHQPASRGRGRGRPSGKRR; encoded by the coding sequence ATGGGGAAGCTCGGCAACCTCGGCGCCAGACTGCACCACGGCGAGGTCGGCTACGACTTCGTCAAGAACCGCAAGATCTGGTACGGCATCTCGATCCTCATCACCATCACGGCCATCGTCGGCCTGGCGGTGCGCGGACTGCACATGGGCATCGAGTTCCAGGGCGGCGCGGTCTTCACCACGCCGAAGAACATGAGCGCCTCGGTCTCCCAGACCGAGACCTGGGCGGAAGAGGCCTCCGGCCACGACGCCATCGTCCAGAAGCTCGGCGACGGAAGTCTCCGCATCCAGATCGCGGGCACCGACACCCAGCAGTCGGACCAGATCAAGGAAGACCTCTCCAAGAACCTGGACGTCCCGGCGGAGAAGATCAACGCCGACCTGGTCGGCCCCAGCTGGGGCGACCAGATCGCGAACAAGGCCTGGCAGGGCCTCGGGATCTTCATGGTCCTCGTGGTGATCTACCTGGCGATCGCGTTCGAGTGGCGCATGGCGCTCGCCGCCTTCGTCGCGCTGATCCACGACATCACCATCACGGTCGGCATCTACGCCCTCGTCGGTTTCGAGGTCACACCCGGCACGGTGATCGGTCTGCTGACCATCCTCGGCTACTCGCTCTACGACACGGTCGTCGTCTTCGACAGCCTCAAGGAGCAGACCAAGGACATCACCAAGCAGACCCGGTGGACCTACGCGGAGATCGCCAACCGCTCGATCAACAGCACCCTGGTCCGCTCGATCAACACGACGGTGGTCGCGCTGCTGCCGGTGGGGGGCCTGCTGTTCATCGGCGGCGGTGTCCTCGGCGCCGGCATGCTCAACGACATCTCGCTGTCGCTGTTCGTCGGTCTCGCCGCGGGCGCGTACTCGTCGATCTTCATCGCCACGCCGCTGGTCGCCGACCTCAAGGAGGCCGAGCCGCAGATGAAGGCCCTCAAGAAGCGGGTCCTCGCCAAGCGGGCCCAGGCGGGCGCCAAGGGCGAACCGGCACCGGCCGCCGACGAGGAGGCGCCGTACGCCGACGACGGGCCCGACGACGAGGCCGCCGCGGTCGTCGGCCCCCGTCACCAGCCCGCGTCCCGCGGCAGGGGCCGCGGCCGACCCTCGGGGAAGCGCCGATGA
- the relA gene encoding GTP pyrophosphokinase, translating into MPDEAQPLTAAKPESASASEAKPAPSAPQAKNDTRGPIQHAPSAPVDKPAEQQPRPKALPAERPQNSPVVRAPAGQPARSGSSNRVRARLARLGVQRANPYNPVLEPLLRIVRGNDPKIETATLRQIERAYQVAERWHRGQKRKSGDPYITHPLAVTTILAELGMDPATLMAGLLHDTVEDTEYGLEDLRRDFGDVVTLLVDGVTKLDKVKFGEAAQAETVRKMVVAMAKDPRVLVIKLADRLHNMRTMRYLKREKQEKKARETLEIYAPLAHRLGMNTIKWELEDLAFAILYPKMYDEIVRLVAERAPKRDEYLAVVTDEVQQDLRAARIKATVTGRPKHYYSVYQKMIVRGRDFAEIYDLVGIRVLVDTVRDCYAALGTVHARWNPVPGRFKDYIAMPKFNMYQSLHTTVIGPGGKPVELQIRTFDMHRRAEYGIAAHWKYKQEAVAGASKVRTDAPRSSGKSKDDHLNDMAWLRQLLDWQKETEDPGEFLESLRFDLSRNEVFVFTPKGDVIALPAGATPVDFAYAVHTEVGHRTIGARVNGRLVPLESTLDNGDLVEVFTSKAAGAGPSRDWLGFVKSPRARNKIRAWFSKERRDEAIEQGKDAIVRAMRKQNLPIQRILTGDSLVTLAHEMRYSDISALYAAIGEGHVSAPNIVQKLVQALGGEEAATEEIDESVPPSRGRGRKRRANADPGVVVKGVEDVWVKLARCCTPVPGDPIIGFVTRGSGVSVHRSDCVNVDSLSREPERILEVEWAPTQSSVFLVAIQVEALDRSRLLSDVTRVLSDQHVNILSAAVQTSRDRVATSRFTFEMGDPKHLGHVLKAVRGVEGVYDVYRVTSARRPS; encoded by the coding sequence TTGCCAGACGAGGCCCAGCCACTGACCGCCGCAAAGCCCGAGTCCGCCTCGGCGTCCGAGGCGAAGCCCGCGCCCAGCGCGCCCCAGGCGAAGAACGACACGCGTGGGCCGATCCAGCACGCCCCGTCCGCGCCGGTCGACAAGCCCGCCGAGCAGCAGCCGCGCCCCAAGGCGCTGCCCGCCGAGCGCCCGCAGAACTCGCCCGTGGTCCGCGCCCCCGCCGGGCAACCCGCCCGCTCCGGCTCCTCCAACCGCGTCCGCGCCCGCCTCGCCCGCCTCGGCGTCCAGCGCGCCAACCCGTACAACCCGGTCCTGGAGCCGCTGCTGCGCATAGTGCGCGGCAACGACCCCAAGATCGAGACGGCGACCCTGCGCCAGATCGAGCGCGCCTACCAGGTCGCCGAACGCTGGCACCGCGGCCAGAAGCGCAAGAGCGGCGACCCCTACATCACGCACCCGCTCGCCGTCACCACCATCCTCGCCGAGCTGGGCATGGATCCGGCCACGCTGATGGCCGGGCTGCTGCACGACACCGTCGAGGACACCGAGTACGGCCTGGAGGACCTGCGCCGCGACTTCGGCGACGTCGTCACCCTCCTCGTCGACGGCGTCACCAAGCTGGACAAGGTCAAGTTCGGCGAGGCCGCGCAGGCCGAGACCGTGCGCAAGATGGTCGTCGCCATGGCCAAGGACCCGCGCGTCCTGGTCATCAAGCTCGCCGACCGCCTGCACAACATGCGCACCATGCGCTACCTCAAGCGCGAGAAGCAGGAGAAGAAGGCGCGCGAGACCCTGGAGATCTACGCGCCGCTCGCCCACCGGCTGGGCATGAACACCATCAAGTGGGAGCTGGAGGACCTCGCCTTCGCGATCCTCTACCCCAAGATGTACGACGAGATCGTCCGCCTGGTCGCCGAGCGCGCCCCCAAGCGCGACGAGTACCTCGCCGTCGTCACCGACGAGGTCCAGCAGGACCTGCGCGCGGCCCGCATCAAGGCGACCGTCACCGGCCGCCCCAAGCACTACTACAGCGTCTACCAGAAGATGATCGTCCGCGGCCGGGACTTCGCGGAGATCTACGACCTGGTGGGCATCCGCGTCCTGGTGGACACCGTCCGCGACTGCTACGCGGCGCTCGGCACGGTCCACGCGCGCTGGAACCCGGTTCCGGGGCGGTTCAAGGACTACATCGCGATGCCCAAGTTCAACATGTACCAGTCGCTGCACACGACGGTCATCGGCCCCGGCGGCAAGCCCGTCGAGCTGCAGATCCGCACCTTCGACATGCACCGCCGCGCGGAGTACGGCATCGCCGCGCACTGGAAGTACAAGCAGGAGGCCGTCGCGGGCGCCTCCAAGGTGCGCACCGACGCCCCCAGGTCGTCCGGCAAGAGCAAGGACGACCACCTCAACGACATGGCGTGGCTGCGCCAGCTCCTGGACTGGCAGAAGGAGACCGAGGACCCGGGCGAGTTCCTGGAGTCCCTGCGCTTCGACCTCTCCCGCAACGAGGTCTTCGTCTTCACCCCCAAGGGCGACGTCATAGCGCTGCCGGCCGGGGCCACCCCCGTGGACTTCGCCTACGCCGTCCACACCGAGGTCGGCCACCGCACCATAGGGGCACGGGTCAACGGGCGGCTGGTGCCGCTGGAGTCCACCCTGGACAACGGCGACCTCGTGGAGGTCTTCACCTCCAAGGCGGCCGGCGCGGGCCCCTCCCGCGACTGGCTGGGCTTCGTGAAGTCGCCCCGCGCCCGCAACAAGATCCGCGCCTGGTTCTCCAAGGAGCGCCGCGACGAGGCGATCGAGCAGGGCAAGGACGCCATCGTCCGCGCGATGCGCAAGCAGAACCTGCCGATCCAGCGCATCCTGACCGGCGACTCGCTGGTCACGCTCGCGCACGAGATGCGCTACTCGGACATCTCCGCGCTGTACGCGGCGATCGGCGAGGGCCACGTCTCCGCGCCGAACATCGTGCAGAAGCTGGTCCAGGCGCTCGGCGGCGAGGAGGCGGCCACCGAGGAGATCGACGAGTCGGTCCCGCCGTCCCGCGGCCGCGGCCGCAAGCGCCGGGCGAACGCCGACCCGGGCGTGGTGGTCAAGGGCGTCGAGGACGTGTGGGTCAAGCTGGCCCGCTGCTGCACGCCCGTCCCCGGCGACCCGATCATCGGCTTCGTCACCCGCGGCAGCGGCGTCTCCGTCCACCGCAGCGACTGTGTGAACGTCGACTCGCTCTCCCGCGAGCCCGAGCGCATCCTCGAGGTCGAGTGGGCACCCACCCAGTCCTCGGTCTTCCTGGTCGCCATCCAGGTGGAGGCGCTGGACCGCTCACGGCTCCTCTCGGACGTCACCCGCGTGCTGTCCGACCAGCACGTCAACATCCTCTCGGCGGCCGTCCAGACCTCCCGCGACCGGGTCGCCACCTCCCGCTTCACCTTCGAGATGGGCGACCCGAAGCACCTGGGGCACGTTCTGAAGGCCGTACGCGGCGTGGAGGGCGTCTACGACGTGTACCGGGTGACCTCGGCGCGCAGGCCGTCGTAG
- a CDS encoding adenine phosphoribosyltransferase codes for MNGTTDITELLLSRIRDVADYPEPGVVFKDITPLLADPAAFTALTGALAEVAGHTGATKVVGLEARGFILGAPVALRAGLGFIPVRKAGKLPGATLSQAYDLEYGSAEIEVHAEDLSAGDRVLVVDDVLATGGTAEASLELIRRAGAEVAGLAVLMELGFLGGRARLEPALAGAPLKALLTV; via the coding sequence ATGAACGGTACGACGGACATCACGGAGCTGCTCCTCAGCCGCATCCGGGACGTGGCCGACTACCCGGAGCCGGGCGTGGTGTTCAAGGACATCACCCCGCTCCTGGCGGACCCGGCGGCGTTCACCGCCCTCACCGGCGCGCTCGCGGAGGTCGCCGGGCACACCGGCGCCACCAAGGTCGTCGGCCTGGAGGCCCGCGGTTTCATCCTCGGCGCCCCCGTGGCGCTGCGGGCGGGCCTCGGCTTCATCCCCGTACGCAAGGCGGGCAAGCTCCCCGGAGCCACCCTCAGCCAGGCGTACGACCTGGAGTACGGCTCCGCCGAGATCGAGGTGCACGCCGAGGACCTGAGCGCCGGCGACCGCGTGCTGGTCGTCGACGACGTCCTCGCCACCGGCGGCACCGCCGAGGCCTCGCTGGAGCTGATCCGGCGGGCCGGGGCCGAGGTCGCGGGCCTCGCCGTCCTGATGGAGCTGGGCTTCCTCGGCGGGCGGGCCCGCCTGGAGCCGGCCCTGGCCGGGGCACCCCTGAAGGCGCTGCTCACGGTCTGA